A single genomic interval of Calypte anna isolate BGI_N300 chromosome 3, bCalAnn1_v1.p, whole genome shotgun sequence harbors:
- the NUP43 gene encoding nucleoporin Nup43 isoform X1: protein MAMEEVCARFVSQKISKTRWRPLPAAALQPPDIFATGSWDNEDNRISIWSVGEFGNVGLNGEYQGEPQLLCDIRHNGDVMDMQFLDQERIVVASSTGTVTVFRHHQNNQTLSANQRWEKAHYHVDQNTSCGGAACTGVICSNPEIVTVGEDGRINHFRADQKDAIRTIDNADSSTLHAVTFLRTTEILTVNSIGQLKIWDLRQQRNEPSQIFSLTGDRVPLHCVDRHPNQQHIVATGGQDGMLSIWDIRQGSMPVSLLNAHEAEMWEVHFHPSNPDHLFTCSEDGALWHWDTSTDISEKPSFLHQGGRSTAYFSHNTINQSVVSAWLSNDPAKDRIEITNLIPNQTLSVNSLDILGPCLVYGTDAEAVYVNRQLFA, encoded by the exons ATGGCCATGGAGGAGGTGTGCGCAAGGTTCGTGTCGCAGAAGATCAGCAAGACGCGATGGCGGCCCCTGCCCGCCGCCGCGCTTCAGCCCCCGGACATCTTCGCCACCGGCTCCTGGGACAACGAG GACAACAGGATCTCCATTTGGTCTGTTGGGGAGTTTGGAAATGTGGGTCTCAATGGTGAATATCAAGGAGAACCTCAGCTGCTGTGTGACATCAGGCACAACGGTGATGTTATGGATATGCAG TTTTTGGATCAAGAGAGAATTGTGGTTGCCTCATCAACAGGAACTGTAACTGTATTCCGTCATCATCAAAATAACCAG ACTTTATCTGCCAACCAGCGGTGGGAGAAAGCCCATTACCATGTGGATCAAAACACATCCTGTGGGGGAGCAGCGTGTACTGGAGTTATTTGCAGCAACCCAGAAATTGTCACTGTTGGAGAAGATGGTAGAATAAATCACTTCAGAGCTGACCAAAAGGATGCAATAAGAACTATAG ACAATGCAGACAGCAGCACACTCCATGCAGTGACTTTCCTTCGCACAACTGAGATCTTGACAGTAAATTCAATTGGACAGTTAAAAATATGGGACCTCAGACAGCAACGAAATGAACCatctcaaatattttcttt GACAGGTGACAGAGTTCCATTGCACTGTGTGGACAGGCATCCTAATCAGCAGCATATTGTGGCCACAGGGGGCCAAGATGGGATGTTGAGCATATGGGACATCAGGCAGGGTTCTATGCCAGTGTCCCTGCTAAATGCACATGAAGCAGAAA TGTGGGAAGTTCACTTCCATCCCTCCAACCCTGATCACTTATTTACGTGTTCTGAAGATGGAGCTCTTTGGCACTGGGATACTTCCACAGACATATCTGAAAAACCATCCTTTCTTCATCAAG gaggaagaagtacTGCCTATTTTTCCCACAATACCATTAACCAGTCTGTAGTAAGTGCCTGGCTAAGCAATGACCCTGCCAAGGACCGCATAGAAATCACCAACTTAATTCCAAATCAGACTTTGTCTGTGAATAGTTTAGATATTTTGGGACCATGCCTAGTATATGGTACTGATGCAGAAGCCGTCTATGTGAACAGACAGCTTTTTGCATGA
- the NUP43 gene encoding nucleoporin Nup43 isoform X2 yields MDMQFLDQERIVVASSTGTVTVFRHHQNNQTLSANQRWEKAHYHVDQNTSCGGAACTGVICSNPEIVTVGEDGRINHFRADQKDAIRTIDNADSSTLHAVTFLRTTEILTVNSIGQLKIWDLRQQRNEPSQIFSLTGDRVPLHCVDRHPNQQHIVATGGQDGMLSIWDIRQGSMPVSLLNAHEAEMWEVHFHPSNPDHLFTCSEDGALWHWDTSTDISEKPSFLHQGGRSTAYFSHNTINQSVVSAWLSNDPAKDRIEITNLIPNQTLSVNSLDILGPCLVYGTDAEAVYVNRQLFA; encoded by the exons ATGGATATGCAG TTTTTGGATCAAGAGAGAATTGTGGTTGCCTCATCAACAGGAACTGTAACTGTATTCCGTCATCATCAAAATAACCAG ACTTTATCTGCCAACCAGCGGTGGGAGAAAGCCCATTACCATGTGGATCAAAACACATCCTGTGGGGGAGCAGCGTGTACTGGAGTTATTTGCAGCAACCCAGAAATTGTCACTGTTGGAGAAGATGGTAGAATAAATCACTTCAGAGCTGACCAAAAGGATGCAATAAGAACTATAG ACAATGCAGACAGCAGCACACTCCATGCAGTGACTTTCCTTCGCACAACTGAGATCTTGACAGTAAATTCAATTGGACAGTTAAAAATATGGGACCTCAGACAGCAACGAAATGAACCatctcaaatattttcttt GACAGGTGACAGAGTTCCATTGCACTGTGTGGACAGGCATCCTAATCAGCAGCATATTGTGGCCACAGGGGGCCAAGATGGGATGTTGAGCATATGGGACATCAGGCAGGGTTCTATGCCAGTGTCCCTGCTAAATGCACATGAAGCAGAAA TGTGGGAAGTTCACTTCCATCCCTCCAACCCTGATCACTTATTTACGTGTTCTGAAGATGGAGCTCTTTGGCACTGGGATACTTCCACAGACATATCTGAAAAACCATCCTTTCTTCATCAAG gaggaagaagtacTGCCTATTTTTCCCACAATACCATTAACCAGTCTGTAGTAAGTGCCTGGCTAAGCAATGACCCTGCCAAGGACCGCATAGAAATCACCAACTTAATTCCAAATCAGACTTTGTCTGTGAATAGTTTAGATATTTTGGGACCATGCCTAGTATATGGTACTGATGCAGAAGCCGTCTATGTGAACAGACAGCTTTTTGCATGA